A portion of the bacterium genome contains these proteins:
- a CDS encoding sulfurtransferase TusA family protein translates to MDGTTAPRTLVDSRGSSCPGPITDLAMAYRRSKVGDTIELWATDPGVKPDVRAWAAKTKNEIVSIEDQPDKIVTILKILRR, encoded by the coding sequence ATGGACGGTACAACGGCGCCCCGCACCCTGGTAGATTCCCGGGGTTCGTCCTGCCCGGGACCGATCACCGACCTGGCGATGGCCTACCGGCGCTCCAAGGTCGGCGACACGATCGAACTGTGGGCCACCGACCCCGGGGTGAAACCCGACGTGCGCGCGTGGGCCGCCAAGACGAAGAACGAGATCGTCTCGATCGAGGACCAGCCGGACAAGATCGTCACGATTCTCAAGATCCTGCGGCGGTGA
- a CDS encoding DsrE/DsrF/DrsH-like family protein, whose protein sequence is MSKTMEAPAKANAGNVATGKLSIIMFSGTADKFIPLGVLAQGAAAMEMQVNIFVTGFSLLAFTKKPHALPFPAEFAAMAPALAQGMKAANVQPWDAMLRQAKELGAKVYACSMMAEVMGLKRDDFGDLIDDVVGAATFLEAAENGQTLFI, encoded by the coding sequence ATGAGTAAGACGATGGAGGCGCCGGCGAAGGCGAACGCCGGGAACGTCGCGACCGGCAAGCTCTCGATCATCATGTTCAGCGGGACCGCGGACAAGTTCATTCCGCTCGGCGTGCTCGCGCAGGGCGCCGCGGCGATGGAGATGCAGGTCAACATCTTCGTGACGGGGTTCAGCCTGCTCGCGTTCACTAAGAAGCCCCACGCCCTGCCGTTTCCGGCGGAATTTGCCGCGATGGCCCCGGCGCTTGCCCAGGGCATGAAGGCCGCCAACGTCCAGCCCTGGGACGCGATGCTCCGGCAGGCCAAGGAGTTGGGCGCCAAGGTCTACGCGTGTTCCATGATGGCCGAGGTGATGGGGCTCAAGCGGGACGACTTCGGCGACCTCATCGACGACGTCGTCGGCGCCGCGACCTTCCTCGAAGCGGCTGAAAACGGCCAGACGCTTTTCATCTGA
- a CDS encoding formate--tetrahydrofolate ligase translates to MLHDVALRPNPTQGLRDVREVAASIGLLEADLDLHGRYRAKIARDTVDAACAAPSGRRGKYVLVSAITPTPLGEGKTVTAIGLSMGFWRRGHTAAVAIRESTLGPTLGVKGGGAGGGAAHIVPLDECLLGLGDAHAVANANNLLAALIDDALMRRAIPIDPSTVQWRRVVDISDRALRRIVTGLGGHANGVPRETGFDITAASEVMAILALSRDGRDLRARLGRIVAGFDGERPVTAEQLRGAGAMAALLREAIQPNLMQTVEGTPAFIHAGPFGNIAHGNSSIIADLVALPRVEYLVTEAGFGADMGAEKFFDIKCRASGLAPDAAVLVATVPGIKSHSGRYRLVEGRPVPADLWRENVPDLEAGATNLTAQIRNLRAFGVPVVVAINRYETDAPAELRAIRSLAAGAGAVAVAEHWGFTQGGAGCVGLANAVEEACALGAQVEPLYRLEDSPEAKIRTLAVRLYGAADVSFTPDARRDLERYVKAGYGGLPVCVAKTHLSLSHDPALKGAPHGYTFPIRGVRLAAGAGYLYALAGDILTMPGMPSHPRAAQIDVDGDGRVTGLV, encoded by the coding sequence ATGCTGCACGACGTGGCTCTGCGGCCCAATCCCACCCAGGGGCTTCGCGACGTTCGGGAAGTCGCCGCCTCGATCGGCCTGCTCGAGGCCGACCTCGATCTGCACGGACGGTACCGCGCGAAGATCGCGCGCGACACCGTCGACGCGGCGTGCGCCGCCCCCTCCGGCCGGCGCGGCAAATACGTGCTGGTCTCGGCGATCACCCCGACGCCGCTCGGCGAGGGGAAGACCGTGACCGCGATCGGCCTCTCGATGGGCTTCTGGCGGAGAGGGCACACCGCGGCCGTGGCGATCCGCGAGTCTACGCTCGGCCCGACGCTCGGCGTGAAGGGCGGCGGGGCGGGAGGAGGAGCGGCGCACATCGTGCCGCTCGACGAATGCCTGCTGGGGCTGGGCGACGCGCACGCCGTCGCGAATGCGAACAACCTGCTCGCGGCGTTGATCGATGACGCGCTGATGCGTCGGGCGATCCCGATCGATCCGTCGACGGTGCAGTGGCGTCGGGTCGTCGACATCTCCGACCGGGCCCTGCGCCGCATCGTGACCGGTCTCGGCGGGCACGCCAACGGCGTGCCGCGGGAGACCGGGTTCGACATCACGGCCGCAAGCGAAGTCATGGCCATCCTCGCGCTCAGCCGCGACGGACGGGATCTGCGCGCGCGTCTGGGCCGGATCGTGGCGGGCTTTGACGGGGAGCGCCCGGTCACGGCCGAGCAGCTGCGCGGCGCCGGCGCGATGGCGGCGCTGCTGCGCGAGGCGATCCAGCCGAATCTGATGCAGACCGTGGAAGGCACGCCGGCGTTCATCCACGCCGGGCCGTTCGGCAACATCGCGCACGGCAACTCGTCGATCATCGCCGACCTGGTCGCCCTGCCGCGGGTGGAGTACCTCGTCACCGAGGCGGGGTTCGGCGCGGACATGGGGGCGGAGAAGTTCTTCGACATCAAGTGCCGCGCCTCGGGCCTCGCTCCCGACGCCGCCGTGCTCGTCGCCACGGTCCCGGGCATCAAGAGTCACTCCGGGCGCTACCGGCTCGTCGAAGGCCGGCCCGTGCCGGCGGATCTGTGGCGGGAGAACGTGCCGGACCTCGAGGCCGGCGCCACCAACCTGACCGCGCAGATCCGCAACCTCCGCGCCTTCGGCGTGCCGGTCGTGGTCGCGATCAACCGCTACGAGACGGACGCGCCGGCGGAACTCCGAGCGATCCGGTCGCTCGCGGCCGGCGCGGGCGCCGTGGCCGTCGCCGAGCACTGGGGGTTTACGCAGGGCGGCGCCGGCTGCGTCGGGCTGGCCAACGCGGTGGAGGAGGCCTGCGCCCTGGGGGCGCAGGTCGAGCCGCTCTACCGCCTGGAGGACAGTCCCGAGGCCAAGATCAGGACCCTCGCCGTCCGTCTCTACGGCGCGGCGGACGTCTCGTTCACGCCCGACGCCCGCCGGGACCTGGAGCGGTATGTGAAGGCGGGGTACGGCGGGCTGCCGGTCTGCGTCGCGAAGACGCACCTGTCGCTCTCGCACGATCCGGCGCTCAAGGGCGCGCCGCACGGTTACACCTTCCCGATCCGGGGTGTGCGTCTCGCGGCCGGCGCGGGGTATCTGTACGCGCTCGCGGGGGACATTCTGACGATGCCGGGAATGCCGAGCCACCCGCGCGCGGCGCAGATCGACGTGGACGGAGACGGGCGCGTCACCGGACTCGTGTAG
- a CDS encoding vitamin K epoxide reductase family protein, whose translation MRNRPAVNADVSGRWVLMTALALAGLADSLYLTWYHYDPAVRACFAVHGCEAVNGSRFASLGGVPVSVIGVAGYLLIAAALAARRWGPPSARGPARYATYALAAGGTAFALYLTAIEAFVLHAYCTWCLISAVVITALAVAATADLAAPGQA comes from the coding sequence ATGCGGAACCGGCCCGCGGTGAACGCGGACGTCTCCGGCCGTTGGGTGCTGATGACGGCGCTGGCGCTGGCCGGCCTCGCCGATTCGCTGTACCTGACATGGTACCATTACGATCCCGCGGTCCGCGCCTGCTTCGCCGTCCACGGCTGCGAGGCCGTCAACGGCAGCCGCTTCGCCTCGCTCGGCGGCGTTCCGGTCTCAGTGATCGGGGTGGCCGGCTATTTGCTTATTGCGGCAGCGCTCGCCGCGCGGCGGTGGGGACCGCCGTCCGCACGCGGACCCGCCCGGTATGCCACGTACGCGCTGGCCGCGGGAGGGACGGCGTTCGCGCTCTACCTGACCGCGATCGAAGCATTTGTCCTCCACGCGTACTGTACGTGGTGCCTGATCTCCGCGGTCGTCATCACGGCACTCGCCGTCGCGGCGACCGCCGATCTCGCGGCGCCCGGTCAGGCCTGA
- a CDS encoding thioredoxin domain-containing protein, giving the protein MPRRRPRTWLWIAGTAAAVVVAAAVIFVTVNRQGGQTAPEIVPPGVPQGASASGEPMLGSAKAPVTIDEFGDFQCPYCGEFVRQTEPAIVAKYAATGKAKIVWHTLAFVGPESLLAGRAAWCAQQRGKFWQYFAVLYEHQGGENTGTYNTARLERWAGDLGMDRSAFGDCLAATQSLQGVEAARKAAQQAGVTATPTFLVNGQKATGALSVEQLSMMVEKGLAGSR; this is encoded by the coding sequence GTGCCGCGGCGCCGCCCGCGAACGTGGCTCTGGATCGCGGGCACCGCCGCTGCGGTGGTCGTCGCGGCGGCCGTCATCTTCGTCACAGTCAACCGCCAAGGCGGTCAGACGGCTCCGGAGATCGTTCCCCCGGGCGTTCCCCAGGGCGCAAGCGCGAGCGGTGAGCCGATGCTCGGCTCGGCGAAGGCTCCGGTCACCATCGACGAGTTCGGCGATTTTCAGTGCCCCTACTGCGGCGAGTTCGTCCGGCAGACCGAACCCGCGATCGTCGCCAAGTACGCGGCGACGGGCAAAGCGAAGATCGTTTGGCACACCCTCGCGTTTGTCGGGCCGGAATCGCTGCTCGCGGGACGCGCCGCCTGGTGCGCCCAACAGCGGGGCAAGTTCTGGCAGTACTTCGCGGTGCTTTACGAGCACCAAGGCGGCGAGAACACGGGCACCTACAACACGGCGCGCCTCGAGCGATGGGCCGGCGACCTCGGGATGGACCGCTCGGCGTTCGGCGACTGCCTCGCCGCCACGCAGTCGCTCCAAGGCGTGGAAGCGGCCCGGAAGGCGGCGCAGCAGGCGGGCGTCACCGCGACGCCCACGTTCCTGGTGAACGGTCAGAAGGCGACCGGCGCCCTCAGCGTCGAGCAGCTGTCGATGATGGTCGAGAAAGGGCTCGCCGGGTCCCGGTAG
- a CDS encoding glycoside hydrolase family 13, whose amino-acid sequence MPTPVLERPLREVLFRFEGRLAPLARAVELVGSFNDWSAQPLDLGTDGWWTLELSLRPGEHEYLFLVDGTPWNDPNDDGRMANPWGGHYSLRVVV is encoded by the coding sequence ATGCCGACGCCGGTACTCGAACGGCCGCTGCGCGAGGTGCTCTTCCGGTTCGAGGGGAGGCTGGCGCCTCTGGCCCGCGCGGTCGAGCTCGTCGGCTCGTTCAACGATTGGTCCGCGCAGCCGCTCGATCTCGGAACAGACGGCTGGTGGACGCTCGAACTGTCGCTGCGGCCCGGCGAGCACGAGTACTTGTTCCTGGTCGACGGAACGCCGTGGAACGACCCGAACGACGACGGGCGCATGGCGAACCCGTGGGGCGGGCATTATTCGTTGCGGGTGGTGGTCTGA
- a CDS encoding universal stress protein has translation MMRILVATDGSPHAKRAAELAARLARELRAPEVVLVNVGHIPAIALGGPGADMMVDYSVLEEGFEKAGHAILAQTETVFHGLDAPVKQQYRRGEPSHEILSAATEAKADMIVMGSRGLGQIGGLILGSVSERVLHGARIPVMIVR, from the coding sequence ATGATGCGCATCCTAGTGGCAACGGACGGATCGCCGCACGCGAAGCGCGCGGCGGAGCTGGCGGCACGCCTGGCGCGCGAGCTCCGGGCGCCGGAAGTCGTGCTCGTCAACGTGGGGCACATTCCCGCCATCGCGCTCGGCGGGCCGGGCGCCGACATGATGGTCGACTACAGCGTGCTGGAGGAGGGCTTCGAAAAGGCCGGCCACGCGATTCTCGCGCAGACGGAAACGGTCTTCCACGGCCTCGACGCGCCGGTGAAGCAGCAGTACCGGCGGGGCGAACCGTCGCACGAGATCCTGTCGGCCGCGACGGAAGCGAAGGCCGACATGATCGTGATGGGCAGTCGCGGGCTCGGCCAGATCGGCGGCCTGATCCTCGGCAGCGTGAGCGAGCGGGTGCTGCACGGGGCGCGGATCCCCGTGATGATCGTGCGGTAG
- a CDS encoding CBS domain-containing protein: protein MAQLVARDIMSKDVVSLSPGMSIADAADALLHYRIHGAPVVDASEQLIGMISFTDLSARRGGTIRDVMTADAVSVSEDTPVDEIAALMLDQMVRRVPVVSGGRVTGIVSASDIIQVFLNLHEGGPRGPAAGAEPPGLAARRAVETARPRVKRGRVAQRRAVR from the coding sequence ATGGCGCAGCTGGTCGCCCGCGACATCATGAGCAAGGATGTGGTTTCGCTGTCGCCGGGGATGTCGATCGCCGACGCGGCTGACGCGCTGCTGCACTACCGCATTCACGGCGCGCCGGTCGTCGATGCGTCCGAGCAGTTGATCGGGATGATCAGCTTCACCGATCTCTCCGCCCGCCGCGGGGGGACGATCCGGGACGTGATGACCGCGGATGCGGTTTCCGTCTCCGAGGACACGCCGGTCGACGAGATCGCGGCGCTGATGCTCGACCAGATGGTGCGCCGGGTCCCCGTCGTAAGCGGCGGGCGGGTCACCGGGATCGTCAGCGCGAGCGACATCATTCAGGTGTTTCTGAACCTGCACGAAGGCGGGCCGCGCGGGCCCGCGGCGGGAGCGGAGCCGCCGGGCCTCGCGGCGCGGCGGGCCGTGGAGACCGCCCGACCCCGGGTGAAGCGGGGACGCGTGGCGCAGAGGAGGGCCGTTCGATGA